One window from the genome of Paracoccus marcusii encodes:
- a CDS encoding I78 family peptidase inhibitor: protein MHKTTLALILAATALAACEPAYVEPTPHPVVDECGAAGYQGLIGQPRTALSAMNFPLGTRVIGPEDMVTADFRPDRLNIEYGVNGRITKVSCF, encoded by the coding sequence ATGCACAAGACCACGCTTGCCCTGATCCTTGCCGCGACGGCCCTTGCCGCCTGCGAACCCGCCTATGTCGAGCCGACCCCGCACCCGGTCGTCGACGAATGCGGCGCCGCCGGCTATCAGGGCCTGATCGGCCAGCCCCGCACGGCCCTGTCGGCGATGAACTTCCCCTTGGGCACCCGCGTCATCGGCCCCGAGGACATGGTCACCGCCGATTTCCGCCCCGACCGGCTGAACATCGAATACGGCGTGAATGGACGCATCACCAAGGTCAGCTGCTTCTGA
- a CDS encoding AzlC family ABC transporter permease, with amino-acid sequence MSPAPEPRPSARQAAADQAAIRVLARTPAAAFRHGIVQSLPFLVVIVPFAVLFGVVATEAGLNLAQIMGFSVLVLAGASQFTAVQLLTDNAPALIVILSGLAVNLRMAMYSASLLPWLRDATPGHKAWVAYALIDQSYALSIQHYEQYPRLTIAQRLAYFGGTALVLCVPWMIATWAGATVGQAIPEGIALDFAMPITFLAMIAPMLRTPAHLAACFVAIVAALALAGLPSGLGLLIAAPLGMATGALVEIRTERKEARDAGVRD; translated from the coding sequence ATGTCCCCCGCCCCCGAACCCAGGCCCTCGGCCCGGCAAGCCGCCGCCGATCAGGCGGCAATCCGCGTATTGGCCCGGACGCCGGCCGCCGCGTTCCGCCACGGCATCGTCCAGTCGCTGCCCTTCCTGGTGGTGATCGTGCCCTTTGCGGTGCTGTTCGGCGTGGTCGCGACCGAGGCCGGGCTGAACCTGGCGCAGATCATGGGGTTTTCGGTGCTGGTCCTGGCGGGCGCGTCGCAGTTCACGGCGGTGCAGCTGCTGACCGACAATGCGCCGGCGCTGATCGTGATCCTGTCCGGGCTGGCGGTGAACCTGCGCATGGCGATGTATTCGGCGTCCCTGCTGCCGTGGCTGCGGGACGCGACGCCCGGCCACAAGGCCTGGGTCGCCTATGCGCTGATCGACCAAAGCTATGCGCTGTCGATCCAGCATTACGAACAGTATCCGCGCCTGACCATCGCGCAGCGGCTGGCCTATTTCGGCGGCACCGCGCTGGTTCTGTGCGTGCCATGGATGATCGCCACCTGGGCGGGCGCCACCGTGGGCCAGGCCATCCCCGAGGGGATCGCGCTGGATTTCGCGATGCCCATCACCTTCCTGGCGATGATCGCGCCGATGCTGCGCACGCCTGCGCATCTGGCCGCCTGCTTTGTCGCGATCGTCGCGGCGCTGGCGCTGGCGGGGCTGCCGTCGGGGCTGGGCCTGCTGATCGCCGCGCCCCTGGGCATGGCCACCGGCGCCTTGGTCGAGATCCGCACCGAACGCAAGGAGGCGCGCGATGCAGGCGTCCGCGACTGA
- a CDS encoding AzlD domain-containing protein has translation MQASATEIWVIIVVLGVGTYLIRWSFLGALGDRDLPNWMLRMLRYTPVAVLPALVAPLVVWPAATGGNADPARMAAAAATVAVGVLTRNVMLAILAGGITLAGLLYLL, from the coding sequence ATGCAGGCGTCCGCGACTGAGATCTGGGTCATCATCGTGGTGCTGGGCGTCGGCACCTACCTGATCCGCTGGTCGTTCCTGGGCGCGCTGGGCGACCGCGACCTGCCGAACTGGATGCTGCGGATGCTGCGCTATACCCCGGTGGCGGTGCTGCCCGCGCTGGTCGCGCCGCTGGTCGTCTGGCCCGCCGCGACCGGCGGCAATGCCGATCCGGCCCGCATGGCCGCCGCCGCCGCGACCGTGGCAGTGGGCGTGCTGACCCGCAACGTGATGCTGGCCATCCTGGCCGGGGGCATCACGCTGGCGGGCCTGCTTTACCTTCTGTAA
- a CDS encoding TetR/AcrR family transcriptional regulator produces MKTDTTHAPAPGITRGRKFDQVRDGAAVIFLRDGYAAASVDDIARSARVSKATLYSYFPDKSLMFREVLRATMDSAFRQQPFAADPASQARTELPRVLSDLATWALSEPRLSLLRVMTAESTRFPDDARDYDDALAHRVAAPLAQIIDGWIAAGQIRDHDSGQSSRQLVALITGQVQQPALLTGTTLPDAQVARIARDAAALFLSAYGLQAA; encoded by the coding sequence ATGAAGACCGATACCACCCATGCACCGGCCCCCGGCATCACGCGGGGCCGCAAGTTCGATCAGGTCCGTGACGGGGCTGCCGTCATCTTTCTGCGCGACGGTTATGCGGCCGCCAGCGTCGACGACATCGCCCGGTCCGCCCGGGTGTCCAAGGCGACGCTCTACAGCTATTTCCCCGACAAATCCCTGATGTTCCGCGAGGTGCTGCGCGCCACGATGGACAGCGCCTTCCGCCAGCAGCCCTTCGCGGCCGACCCCGCGTCCCAAGCCCGGACCGAGCTGCCGCGGGTATTGTCGGACCTGGCGACATGGGCACTGTCGGAACCGCGGCTCAGCCTGCTGCGGGTGATGACCGCCGAATCGACGCGCTTTCCCGACGACGCGCGCGACTATGACGACGCCTTGGCCCACCGCGTCGCGGCCCCCCTGGCACAGATCATCGACGGCTGGATCGCCGCGGGGCAGATCCGCGACCATGACAGCGGTCAATCCTCCCGCCAGCTGGTCGCATTGATCACCGGGCAGGTCCAGCAGCCCGCCCTGCTGACCGGCACCACGCTGCCCGACGCGCAGGTCGCGCGGATCGCCCGCGACGCGGCGGCACTGTTCCTGTCGGCCTACGGCCTGCAGGCCGCCTGA
- a CDS encoding Glu/Leu/Phe/Val family dehydrogenase — protein sequence MSVNTTSFRDSVDRMFTHAAGLMSLAPGLEEKIRVCNSTYTVRFGVRLRGQIHTFTGYRSVHSEHMEPVKGGIRYSLDVNQDEVEALAALMTYKCALVEVPFGGSKGGLCIDPRAWNEDELERITRRFTYELSRRNLISPSQNVPAPDMGTGEREMAWMADAYKRLHPDDINAKACVTGKPRTAGGIDGRVEATGRGVQYALREFFRHDDVMKQAGLTGVLAGKRVIVQGLGNVGYHAAQFLSVEDKCLITGVIERDGAITNPQGINIDALRGHIRATGGIKGFAGGDYHENGLAMLEQECDILIPAAVESVIHADNAERISCKLIIEAANGPVTADADAILRRKGIVIIPDMYANAGGVTVSYFEWVKNLSQISLGRLERRHEEARARMIVEELERLSADTGLNWTLSKGFKEAFLTGADELELVRSGLDDTMRESFKKMKEVWISNPKVQDMRTAAYVVAIRRISNVYNSLGL from the coding sequence ATGTCCGTCAACACGACCTCGTTCCGGGATTCCGTGGACCGCATGTTCACCCATGCCGCAGGCCTGATGAGTCTTGCGCCGGGGCTGGAGGAGAAGATCCGGGTCTGCAATTCCACCTATACGGTGCGGTTCGGGGTGCGGCTGCGCGGCCAGATCCACACCTTTACCGGCTATCGGTCGGTCCATTCCGAACACATGGAGCCCGTGAAGGGCGGCATCCGCTATTCGCTGGACGTGAACCAGGACGAGGTCGAGGCGCTGGCAGCCCTGATGACCTACAAATGCGCGCTGGTCGAGGTGCCCTTCGGCGGGTCCAAGGGCGGTCTGTGCATCGACCCCCGCGCCTGGAACGAGGACGAGCTGGAGCGCATCACCCGCCGCTTCACCTATGAGCTGTCGCGCCGGAACCTGATCTCTCCGTCGCAGAACGTGCCCGCGCCCGACATGGGCACCGGAGAGCGCGAGATGGCCTGGATGGCCGATGCCTACAAGCGCCTGCACCCGGACGACATCAACGCCAAGGCCTGCGTCACCGGCAAGCCGCGCACCGCGGGCGGCATCGACGGGCGCGTCGAGGCGACGGGCCGCGGCGTGCAATACGCGCTGCGCGAGTTCTTCCGCCATGACGACGTGATGAAGCAGGCCGGGCTGACGGGCGTGCTGGCGGGCAAGCGCGTGATCGTGCAGGGCCTGGGCAACGTGGGCTATCACGCCGCCCAGTTCCTGTCGGTCGAGGACAAGTGCCTGATCACCGGCGTGATCGAGCGCGACGGCGCCATCACCAACCCGCAGGGCATCAACATCGACGCGCTGCGCGGCCATATCCGCGCGACCGGCGGCATCAAGGGCTTTGCCGGCGGCGACTATCACGAGAACGGCCTGGCGATGCTGGAGCAGGAGTGCGACATCCTGATCCCCGCCGCGGTGGAAAGCGTGATCCACGCCGACAACGCCGAACGCATCAGCTGCAAGCTGATCATCGAGGCGGCGAACGGTCCCGTGACCGCCGACGCGGACGCGATCCTGCGCCGCAAGGGGATCGTGATCATCCCCGACATGTACGCCAATGCCGGCGGCGTGACCGTGTCCTATTTCGAATGGGTCAAGAACCTGTCGCAGATAAGCCTGGGCCGTCTGGAGCGCCGCCACGAGGAGGCCCGCGCCCGCATGATCGTCGAGGAGCTGGAGCGTCTGTCGGCCGATACCGGCCTGAACTGGACCCTGTCCAAGGGCTTCAAGGAGGCGTTCCTGACCGGCGCGGACGAGCTGGAGCTGGTGCGGTCCGGCCTGGACGACACGATGCGCGAGAGCTTCAAGAAGATGAAGGAGGTCTGGATCAGCAATCCCAAGGTTCAGGACATGCGCACCGCGGCCTATGTGGTGGCGATCCGCCGGATCTCGAACGTCTACAATTCGCTGGGGCTTTGA
- a CDS encoding DUF2794 domain-containing protein, which translates to MMNAIPPDADRVVFDRRELSLILSTYGRFVAAGEWRDYGMSFLRDAAVFSVFRRAAEHPLYRIEKRPRLRAAQGAYAVIAMDGRILKRGHDLAQVLRVLDAKLIRPID; encoded by the coding sequence ATGATGAACGCGATCCCGCCCGATGCCGACCGCGTGGTGTTCGACCGCAGGGAACTGAGCCTGATCCTGTCGACCTACGGCCGCTTCGTGGCCGCGGGTGAATGGCGCGATTACGGCATGTCCTTTCTGCGCGACGCGGCGGTGTTCAGCGTTTTTCGCCGCGCCGCCGAACACCCCCTTTACCGGATCGAAAAGCGTCCTCGGCTGCGTGCGGCCCAGGGCGCCTATGCCGTGATCGCGATGGACGGGCGCATCCTGAAACGCGGCCACGACCTGGCCCAGGTGCTGCGCGTGCTGGACGCCAAGCTGATCCGCCCCATCGACTAG
- a CDS encoding L-threonylcarbamoyladenylate synthase, which produces MQTLRLIPDPAGLAKAARLLAQGRCVAIPTETVYGLAADARDGAAVAGIYQAKGRPSFNPLIVHVADLSAAQAIADLPPQALTLARAFWPGALTLVVPLRTDAGIAGLVTAGLDTIGIRVPAHPVAQALLRASGAPLAAPSANASGRISPTTADHVLHPDGGLDGRIAAVLDGGACPVGVESTIIGWQDGRPTLLRPGGIPAEAIAAALGEPLAAHHADPSAPNAPGQLSSHYAPQSALRLNAAPAPEETHLSFGAPGPFSLSETGDLTQAAARLFDLLRRADALGRPISVAPIPDHGLGQAINDRLRRAAAPRP; this is translated from the coding sequence ATGCAGACCCTGCGACTGATCCCCGACCCTGCCGGCCTGGCCAAGGCCGCCCGCCTGCTGGCCCAGGGCCGCTGCGTGGCGATCCCGACCGAGACGGTCTATGGTCTGGCTGCCGACGCGCGCGACGGGGCGGCAGTGGCCGGCATCTACCAGGCCAAGGGGCGGCCCAGCTTCAACCCGCTGATCGTGCATGTGGCGGACCTGTCCGCGGCGCAGGCCATCGCCGACCTGCCGCCGCAGGCGCTGACCCTGGCGCGGGCCTTCTGGCCGGGCGCGCTGACGCTGGTGGTGCCGCTGCGCACCGATGCGGGCATCGCGGGGCTGGTCACGGCGGGGCTGGACACGATCGGCATCCGCGTTCCTGCCCATCCCGTGGCGCAGGCGCTGCTGCGCGCATCCGGCGCGCCGCTGGCCGCACCGTCGGCGAATGCCTCGGGGCGGATCAGCCCGACCACCGCGGATCATGTGCTGCACCCGGACGGGGGCCTCGACGGGCGCATCGCCGCGGTACTGGATGGCGGTGCCTGCCCTGTCGGCGTGGAATCGACGATCATCGGCTGGCAGGACGGTCGCCCGACGCTGCTGCGTCCCGGCGGCATCCCGGCCGAGGCGATCGCCGCGGCCCTGGGCGAACCCCTGGCCGCGCATCATGCAGACCCTTCGGCCCCGAACGCGCCCGGACAGCTGTCCAGCCATTACGCGCCGCAATCGGCGCTGCGCCTGAACGCAGCCCCCGCCCCCGAAGAAACGCATCTGTCCTTCGGCGCCCCCGGCCCGTTCAGCCTGTCTGAGACGGGCGACCTGACCCAGGCCGCCGCGCGCCTCTTCGACCTGCTGCGCCGTGCCGATGCCCTGGGCCGCCCGATCTCGGTCGCGCCGATCCCGGACCACGGGCTGGGCCAGGCGATCAACGACCGCCTGCGCCGCGCCGCCGCCCCCCGCCCCTGA
- a CDS encoding electron transfer flavoprotein-ubiquinone oxidoreductase, protein MTDQTEIVRESMEYDVVIVGAGPAGLSAAIRLKQIDAELSVVVLEKGSEVGAHILSGAVLDPCGLDRLIPDWRDKGAPVTTEVTDDNFYVLGEAGQVRVPNWPMPPLMSNHGNYIVSMGNVCRWLAEQAEALGVEIFPGMAASQVVWDGDRVKGVVAGEFGREPDGSIGDGYEPGMELHGKYVFIAEGVRGSLAKQIDARLNLSAHGDPQKFGLGMKEIWEVSPDKFHKGRVVHTMGWPLGKNAGGGSFIYHLENNQVLVGFVVHLNYANPYLYPYMEFQRFKHHPMVADLLEGAKRISYGARAITEGGWQSLPQLSFDGGVLLGCSAGMVNVPRIKGNHNAMLSGIEAADAAAAAIKAGREGDRLTDYDGAVRGGAIGADLKRVRNVKPIWSRLGLSASLMLGAVDMWTANLTGWNPLGTWSHGKSDAAATGKARDHKPIDYPRPDGKLSFDRLTNVAFSFTNHEESQPCHLKLRDPSVPIAVNLPEYAEPAQRYCPAGVYEVVEDASGPRFVINFQNCVHCKTCDIKDPSQNIVWTTPQGGDGPNYPNM, encoded by the coding sequence ATGACAGACCAGACCGAGATCGTTCGCGAATCGATGGAATACGACGTCGTGATCGTGGGCGCAGGGCCGGCGGGCCTGTCGGCCGCGATCCGGCTGAAGCAGATCGACGCCGAACTGTCCGTCGTGGTCCTGGAAAAGGGCTCGGAGGTGGGCGCCCACATCCTGTCGGGTGCCGTTCTGGACCCCTGCGGGCTGGACCGGCTGATCCCCGACTGGCGCGACAAGGGCGCCCCGGTCACCACCGAGGTGACCGACGACAACTTCTATGTCCTGGGCGAGGCGGGGCAGGTGCGCGTGCCGAACTGGCCGATGCCGCCGCTGATGTCGAACCACGGCAACTACATCGTCAGCATGGGCAATGTCTGCCGCTGGCTGGCCGAACAGGCCGAGGCCCTGGGGGTCGAGATCTTCCCCGGCATGGCCGCCAGCCAGGTGGTCTGGGACGGGGATCGCGTGAAGGGTGTCGTCGCCGGAGAGTTCGGTCGCGAACCCGATGGCAGCATCGGCGACGGATACGAGCCGGGGATGGAGCTGCACGGCAAGTACGTCTTCATCGCCGAAGGCGTGCGCGGCAGCTTGGCCAAGCAGATCGATGCGCGGCTGAACCTGTCGGCCCATGGCGATCCGCAGAAGTTCGGCCTGGGCATGAAGGAGATCTGGGAGGTTTCTCCCGACAAGTTCCACAAGGGTCGCGTCGTGCACACGATGGGCTGGCCCCTGGGCAAGAATGCCGGCGGCGGCAGCTTCATCTATCATCTTGAGAACAACCAGGTACTGGTCGGCTTTGTCGTTCACCTGAACTATGCCAACCCGTACCTGTATCCCTACATGGAGTTCCAGCGCTTCAAGCACCATCCGATGGTCGCGGACCTCTTGGAGGGGGCCAAGCGCATCAGCTATGGCGCCCGTGCCATCACCGAGGGAGGCTGGCAGTCGCTGCCGCAGCTGTCCTTCGACGGCGGCGTGCTGCTGGGCTGTTCGGCGGGCATGGTCAACGTGCCGCGCATCAAGGGCAACCACAACGCGATGCTCTCGGGGATCGAGGCTGCCGATGCCGCCGCCGCCGCGATCAAGGCGGGGCGCGAGGGCGACCGGCTGACCGATTACGACGGCGCGGTGCGCGGCGGTGCCATCGGTGCCGACCTGAAACGCGTGCGCAACGTCAAGCCGATCTGGTCGCGCCTTGGTCTGTCGGCCAGCCTGATGCTGGGTGCGGTGGACATGTGGACCGCCAACCTGACCGGCTGGAACCCCCTGGGTACCTGGAGCCACGGCAAGTCGGACGCCGCCGCCACCGGCAAGGCGCGCGATCACAAGCCGATCGACTATCCGCGCCCGGACGGCAAGCTGTCCTTCGACCGGCTGACCAACGTGGCGTTTTCCTTTACCAACCACGAGGAAAGCCAGCCCTGCCACCTGAAGCTGCGCGACCCTTCGGTGCCGATCGCGGTGAACCTGCCGGAATATGCCGAACCCGCGCAGCGCTATTGCCCCGCAGGCGTCTATGAGGTGGTCGAGGATGCGTCGGGCCCGCGCTTCGTCATCAACTTCCAGAACTGCGTCCACTGCAAGACCTGCGACATCAAGGATCCCAGCCAGAACATCGTCTGGACCACCCCGCAGGGCGGAGACGGGCCGAACTATCCCAACATGTGA
- a CDS encoding acyl-CoA dehydrogenase: MTYKAPTAQIDFILTHVVPFADLARTNRFAEATAETATAILSEAGKLAQNVLAPLNRGSDQTPARLENGVVRSSPGFADGFRAIAEGGWVGVSADPEYGGMGLPQALNMAVAEMMSGACLSLQLNPLLTQGQIEALEHHASNDLKARYLPKLISGEWSGTMNLTEPGAGSDVGALTTRAEPAGDGTYRISGQKIYITWGDSDVTSNVCHLVLARLPGAPKGTRGISLFMVPKLIPDEQGDPGVANSLKVVSLEHKLGIHGSPTCVMSYDGATGWLVGEENKGMAAMFTMMNVARLGVGMQGVGVAEAALQKAVAYAVDRNQMGPIIGHPDVRRMLATAQAEVFAARAIGLACATAIDMDRATGDADQAARAAFLTPIAKAYGTDVGIRVADMGVQVHGGMGYVEETGAAQYLRDVRITSIYEGTNGIQAMDLVGRKLSDGGEAAMRLLDEVLDGAKAAQSAHPELAHQLWQAAETLREATQALLERDMTDRFAGAVAYLTAFARVLGGHYHLRAALKGGPAHLALARVFMARVLPRFTGDLAEAQAGQGDLTALSDAALAGDFAA, from the coding sequence ATGACCTACAAGGCCCCGACAGCCCAGATCGACTTCATCCTGACCCATGTCGTCCCCTTCGCCGACCTGGCCCGGACCAACCGCTTTGCCGAGGCCACGGCCGAGACCGCGACCGCCATCCTGTCCGAGGCCGGCAAGCTGGCCCAGAACGTTCTGGCGCCCCTGAACCGGGGCAGTGATCAGACCCCCGCGCGGCTGGAGAATGGCGTGGTGCGGTCGTCGCCCGGCTTTGCCGACGGGTTTCGGGCGATTGCGGAGGGAGGCTGGGTCGGCGTGTCGGCCGATCCGGAATACGGCGGCATGGGCCTGCCGCAGGCCCTGAACATGGCCGTGGCCGAGATGATGTCGGGCGCCTGCCTGTCCTTGCAGCTGAACCCGCTGCTGACCCAAGGCCAGATCGAGGCGCTGGAGCATCATGCCAGCAACGATCTGAAGGCGCGCTATCTGCCCAAGCTGATCAGCGGCGAATGGTCGGGCACGATGAACCTGACCGAACCGGGCGCGGGCAGCGACGTGGGCGCGCTGACCACCCGGGCGGAACCGGCGGGCGACGGCACCTATCGGATCAGCGGGCAGAAGATCTACATCACCTGGGGCGACAGCGACGTCACGTCGAACGTCTGCCACCTGGTGCTGGCGCGTCTGCCGGGCGCGCCCAAGGGGACGCGCGGCATCAGCCTGTTCATGGTCCCCAAGCTGATCCCAGACGAGCAGGGCGACCCGGGCGTCGCCAACAGCCTCAAGGTGGTCAGCCTGGAGCACAAGCTGGGCATCCACGGCAGCCCGACCTGCGTCATGTCCTATGACGGCGCCACCGGCTGGCTGGTCGGCGAGGAGAACAAGGGCATGGCGGCGATGTTCACGATGATGAACGTGGCCCGCCTTGGCGTCGGCATGCAGGGCGTGGGCGTGGCCGAGGCCGCGCTGCAGAAGGCCGTGGCCTATGCGGTGGACCGCAACCAGATGGGGCCAATCATCGGCCATCCCGACGTGCGCCGGATGCTGGCCACCGCGCAGGCCGAGGTCTTTGCCGCCCGCGCCATCGGCCTGGCCTGCGCCACCGCCATCGACATGGATCGCGCCACGGGGGATGCCGATCAGGCCGCCCGCGCGGCCTTCCTGACGCCGATCGCCAAGGCCTATGGCACAGACGTGGGCATCCGCGTGGCCGACATGGGCGTGCAGGTGCATGGCGGCATGGGCTATGTCGAGGAGACGGGCGCCGCGCAGTATCTGCGCGACGTGCGCATCACCTCGATCTACGAGGGCACGAACGGCATCCAGGCGATGGATCTGGTCGGACGCAAGCTGTCGGACGGCGGAGAGGCCGCGATGCGCCTGCTGGACGAGGTGCTGGACGGGGCCAAGGCCGCGCAGTCCGCGCATCCCGAGCTAGCCCACCAGCTGTGGCAGGCCGCCGAGACCCTGCGCGAGGCGACCCAGGCCCTGCTGGAGCGTGACATGACCGACCGTTTCGCGGGCGCGGTCGCCTATCTGACCGCTTTTGCGCGGGTGCTGGGCGGGCATTACCACCTGCGCGCGGCGCTGAAGGGCGGACCGGCGCATCTGGCGCTGGCGCGGGTCTTCATGGCGCGCGTCCTGCCGCGGTTCACCGGCGATCTGGCCGAGGCGCAGGCGGGCCAGGGCGACCTGACTGCGCTGAGCGATGCCGCCCTGGCGGGCGACTTCGCGGCGTGA
- the greA gene encoding transcription elongation factor GreA → MEKIPMTPTGAAALERELGQLKSKERPAIIRAIAEAREHGDLSENAEYHAAREKQGFVEGRIKELESLLSRAEVIDPAKLSGSIKFGARVKLIDEDTEEERNYQIVGEAEADIERGLLNIRSPLARALIGKDEGDSVEVTTPGGQRSYEIVEIRYG, encoded by the coding sequence ATGGAAAAGATACCGATGACCCCCACCGGCGCGGCAGCGCTGGAACGCGAACTGGGGCAGCTGAAATCCAAGGAACGTCCCGCCATCATCCGCGCCATCGCCGAGGCGCGCGAACATGGCGACCTGTCGGAGAACGCCGAATACCATGCCGCCCGCGAAAAGCAGGGCTTCGTCGAGGGGCGCATCAAGGAGCTGGAGAGCCTGCTGTCGCGCGCCGAGGTCATCGACCCCGCGAAACTGTCGGGCAGCATCAAGTTCGGCGCCCGCGTCAAGCTGATCGACGAGGACACCGAGGAAGAGCGCAACTATCAGATCGTGGGCGAGGCCGAGGCCGACATCGAGCGCGGGCTGCTGAACATCCGCTCTCCGCTGGCGCGCGCGCTGATCGGCAAGGACGAGGGCGACAGCGTCGAGGTGACCACCCCCGGCGGCCAGCGCAGCTATGAAATCGTCGAGATCCGGTACGGATGA
- a CDS encoding aa3-type cytochrome c oxidase subunit IV: protein MADYDNKPEATQGTMDLTDHKKTFAGFIRGSTWVIVGSLAVLVFMALTNA, encoded by the coding sequence ATGGCCGACTACGACAACAAACCCGAAGCGACCCAGGGAACGATGGACCTGACCGACCACAAGAAGACCTTCGCGGGCTTCATCCGCGGATCCACCTGGGTCATCGTCGGATCGCTGGCGGTCCTGGTCTTCATGGCCCTGACGAACGCCTGA
- a CDS encoding GNAT family N-acetyltransferase, giving the protein MQILHPIPDSLLPAAAALWRAHFGRGRWPARVRAGHGVVAVDASGAVCGVMGLRDGAGGFAQGGAGLSGWLFRAAPPTGDLVIDGLAVTDTRQGTGRALIEAGALVAARDGRPGLRAEVRARNRGALAFYDRVGFSDRGRGRYGLPWWGQVHLLHLSV; this is encoded by the coding sequence ATGCAGATCCTGCACCCGATCCCCGACAGCCTGCTGCCCGCCGCGGCGGCGCTGTGGCGCGCGCATTTCGGGCGCGGACGCTGGCCTGCGCGGGTCCGCGCCGGGCATGGCGTGGTGGCGGTGGATGCATCCGGGGCGGTCTGCGGGGTGATGGGTCTGCGCGATGGTGCCGGCGGGTTCGCGCAGGGCGGCGCGGGGCTGTCAGGCTGGCTGTTCCGCGCGGCGCCGCCCACGGGCGATCTGGTCATCGACGGGCTTGCCGTCACCGACACCCGGCAGGGCACGGGGCGCGCGTTGATCGAGGCGGGGGCACTGGTCGCGGCCCGCGACGGCCGCCCCGGCCTGCGGGCCGAGGTGCGCGCCCGCAACCGGGGCGCGCTGGCCTTCTACGACAGGGTGGGGTTTTCGGACCGGGGGCGGGGCCGCTATGGCCTGCCCTGGTGGGGGCAGGTCCATCTGCTGCACCTGAGCGTCTAG
- a CDS encoding MBL fold metallo-hydrolase, producing MRTPHDIPPAEGQAITVAPGVLWMRLPLPMKLDHVNVYAFDDPDGWTVVDTGFDTARTREIWQVLLDGPLQGRPVVRVIGTHHHPDHIGLAGWFMERGADLWISRTAWLMARMLVLDVQDRASPQALAFWRRAGMAAEMLDRRASDRPFNFADVVHPLPLGFTRLVEGDVVTFGGRRWRVAMGHGHAPCHATLWSQDCDLVIGGDQLLPSISPNLGVYPTEPEADPVGEWLESCARLAALARADQLVLPGHKLPFTGLPFRLEQLIQNHRAGLDRLAQALADGPRTAVGCFDILFRRRIGEAEYGLAMVEAVAHVNHLHRAGRIRPVGETQGAVLWGA from the coding sequence ATCCGCACGCCGCACGACATCCCGCCCGCCGAGGGGCAGGCCATCACCGTCGCCCCGGGCGTCTTGTGGATGCGCCTGCCGCTGCCGATGAAGCTGGACCACGTCAACGTCTATGCCTTCGACGATCCCGACGGCTGGACGGTGGTCGATACCGGCTTCGACACGGCGCGCACGCGCGAGATTTGGCAGGTGCTGCTGGACGGGCCGCTGCAGGGGCGGCCGGTCGTGCGGGTGATCGGCACGCATCACCATCCCGACCATATCGGGCTGGCCGGCTGGTTCATGGAGCGGGGCGCCGACCTGTGGATCAGCCGCACCGCATGGCTGATGGCGCGGATGCTGGTCTTGGACGTGCAGGACCGTGCCAGCCCGCAGGCGCTGGCGTTTTGGCGACGGGCCGGGATGGCGGCCGAGATGCTGGACCGGCGCGCCAGCGACCGGCCCTTCAACTTTGCCGACGTGGTCCACCCGCTGCCTTTAGGCTTCACCCGCCTGGTCGAGGGCGACGTGGTGACCTTCGGCGGAAGGCGCTGGCGGGTGGCGATGGGGCATGGCCATGCGCCCTGCCACGCGACGCTGTGGTCGCAGGACTGCGATCTGGTCATCGGCGGCGACCAGCTGCTGCCGTCGATCTCTCCGAACCTGGGGGTCTATCCGACCGAGCCCGAGGCCGACCCGGTCGGCGAGTGGCTGGAAAGCTGCGCCCGGCTGGCGGCGCTGGCGCGGGCCGACCAGCTGGTGCTGCCGGGACACAAGCTGCCCTTCACCGGGCTGCCCTTCCGGCTGGAACAGCTGATCCAGAACCACCGCGCCGGGCTGGACCGGCTGGCGCAGGCCCTGGCGGACGGCCCGCGCACCGCGGTCGGGTGTTTCGACATCCTGTTCCGCCGCCGCATCGGCGAGGCCGAGTACGGACTGGCCATGGTCGAGGCCGTGGCCCATGTGAACCACCTGCACCGCGCCGGGCGCATCCGGCCTGTGGGCGAAACGCAGGGTGCGGTGCTGTGGGGGGCGTGA